One genomic region from Granulicatella adiacens ATCC 49175 encodes:
- a CDS encoding ZmpA/ZmpB/ZmpC family metallo-endopeptidase: MKKEIFSIRKIKKYAGSVLIGSAFFGMGTTVSAAGTTQYHYLDYASLSDEEKQLIQYEVPPQEEEVYYLVYKKTMGVLPHTGTETNSISFVLGGLTLAASSIILVVSKKKKNKILGAILFTTAGMATFIPSTAFAMDLSKAIHEPTQEGIIQIDGYEYVGYVEAKNQQQPTTLSEVSTANTTEAIQNHTTSTTVEAPVTPNEDKISSTGNKPRLEVTKEVIPYTTTVQNDATLPKGETKILQKGVDGERTIFTEIRIENGKEVKVIVDSIISKEAVPEVVANGTKEETTLPNVETRVTPEEGEPSPTVNKPTLEVTVEPIPHGKIVQNDATLPKGETKVLQQGTNGEQTVFTEVRVENGHEERKMIESTISKPAVDEIVAVGTKENTVVEAVIEEKETVDVDFTTEITEDSSKYTDDVTILQEGEKGQSILTKHYKTVNGIKVGDPIHITEEVIKQAKPKKIIQGTKAIEGTISEETFESIPFKEIVEEDATLPKGTITVSKNGKEGRKKITKTFKTVKGEKTSEAPSVEETIIEPAENKIIKKGTKELEKPVLSIRSLQKNDLKRTVEVDYSLSKPEGVTIQSITLTLKKEGKVEKEVTLSENELHFVLEGLDYYKDYTLSTSMTFDRGNGTETQLLEDQTVRLELKKIEIKDVREVRLIRYENQEEHNETRLSSVPTDTSHYYLKITSENQKTTLLAVKTIEEILSNGKEVYKVTAMAENLVDRQKNQTFDDVYTYFIEKPRTHVGNVYYDFEDLVNAIRENPTGEFRLGQSMSARNVASQGKSYIKAEFTGKLLSEDGKRFAIKDLEHPLFNVIKNATIKNVNFENVDIDQKNQDDIATVAQTMNGSSVIEDVKVTGSISGRNNVAGIVNYMNEGTRIENVAFIGKLHSTSGNASNLGGIADKNYRAIVRRAYVDATLTGNKVRASLLVPYVEYGMIGDYLTGTKGSLTQSVAKGIIHVREPIQSAAFASKTWPFGTVKDNVSYAKVINGEMLFGSDDMTNEYSQPHINQLYSVQGYSEGKKTYNKYPGKQIELTKEAADARVASYNITANTFVSEESHIDALNRVVSKENPYAAIQDYKESHKQAYKNLEKIQPFYNKEFIVNQANRLEENHAFNQKEILSVTAMNQTNFVTDLSQADRILVHYADKTKEFYTLRESTEGISNVKEYDIVELGIKYTPNIVDKNHSSLIHDIVEKLTSVELQSNEVYQYLEKRQKPQDNTIEKKREYVKDLYLEESFAHVKENLTTFVTKLVQNEDHQLNESSAAKQMILDKVEKNKAALMLGMSYLHRYYGVHFDQLNIKELMLFKPDFYGINSDVLERLIEIGSKESTLKGNRTFDAFGEALAKHTLARNLDEFLNYNRQLLTEFKNMNDWFIDATKEKVYIVERASKMEGLKYVKYRIFDNLKVPVHRRMILPLLNVNKAKMFLISNYNTLTIGSADKYRKTIEEMKADINLVADRQLNYLDFWYRLAIDKVKGRLAKDTVTPIWEGYNVHGQGWPDQYGRYGQLNVYAPIREFYGPVGDYYGNNGGYAGAYAYIYANPHPTEKVVFVMSDSISEYGVSAYTHETTHINDRVVYLGGYRHREGTGVEAFAQGMLQSAVPGGMGEYGALGLNMAFERPNNGDQWYNPNPNDLHSRTEIDHYMKGYNDTLMLLDYLEGESVIKQNNQSLNNAWFKKVDRELRNAKQNQNDQYDKVRPLTQEEKQIQLRSVNDLVDHNFITNRDFDNRIFKPDDYDSAYVNVRMTAGIYGGNTSKGSPGGLLFKHNTFRMWGYFGYEEGFIGYASNKYKNAADVERKVLSDEFIIQKISKGRFNNLEEWKKAYFAEVVQQAKNGLHSFELNGKTITSYEELETLFEEAVQKDLRSLKNGTVNPQNVVELKAKVFKQLLKATNSFKEEVFKK; this comes from the coding sequence ATGAAAAAAGAAATTTTTTCCATTCGAAAAATAAAGAAATATGCTGGATCTGTATTAATTGGTTCAGCTTTTTTTGGTATGGGCACTACAGTAAGTGCTGCTGGGACCACACAGTATCATTATTTGGATTATGCTAGTTTAAGTGATGAAGAAAAGCAGTTGATTCAGTATGAAGTACCTCCACAAGAGGAAGAAGTTTATTATTTAGTATATAAAAAGACCATGGGAGTTTTACCGCATACAGGTACAGAAACAAATTCAATTTCTTTTGTGTTAGGTGGATTAACTCTAGCGGCATCCAGTATCATCTTGGTAGTTTCTAAGAAAAAGAAAAATAAGATTCTAGGAGCGATTCTTTTCACTACTGCGGGGATGGCTACCTTTATTCCTTCTACAGCATTTGCGATGGATTTAAGTAAAGCCATTCATGAACCAACTCAAGAAGGAATCATCCAAATCGATGGGTATGAATATGTGGGCTATGTAGAAGCAAAAAATCAACAGCAACCAACTACTCTATCAGAAGTATCTACTGCAAATACTACCGAAGCTATTCAAAATCATACAACAAGTACAACCGTTGAAGCTCCAGTTACTCCAAATGAAGATAAAATTTCTTCAACTGGGAACAAACCTAGATTGGAAGTGACAAAGGAAGTGATTCCTTATACCACAACGGTTCAAAATGATGCGACTCTTCCTAAAGGAGAAACGAAAATTCTTCAAAAAGGTGTAGATGGAGAACGAACAATTTTTACGGAAATTCGTATTGAAAACGGAAAAGAAGTAAAAGTCATCGTAGACTCTATTATCTCAAAAGAAGCGGTTCCTGAAGTAGTTGCTAATGGAACAAAGGAAGAAACAACACTTCCTAACGTCGAAACTAGAGTAACTCCTGAAGAAGGAGAACCCTCTCCTACTGTGAATAAACCTACATTAGAAGTAACCGTTGAACCAATTCCTCATGGAAAAATCGTTCAAAATGATGCGACTCTTCCTAAAGGAGAAACGAAAGTCCTTCAACAAGGAACCAATGGAGAACAGACAGTCTTTACAGAAGTACGAGTAGAAAATGGACATGAAGAAAGAAAAATGATTGAATCCACTATCTCGAAGCCTGCTGTAGATGAAATTGTAGCAGTCGGAACAAAGGAAAACACTGTCGTAGAAGCAGTTATTGAAGAAAAAGAGACAGTTGATGTTGATTTTACGACTGAAATTACAGAAGATTCTTCTAAATATACAGACGATGTAACAATCCTTCAAGAAGGCGAAAAGGGACAATCTATCCTCACAAAGCATTATAAAACAGTGAATGGCATTAAAGTTGGAGACCCAATACACATTACTGAAGAAGTCATCAAACAAGCAAAACCGAAGAAAATCATTCAAGGAACAAAAGCCATTGAAGGAACAATCTCTGAAGAAACCTTTGAAAGTATTCCTTTTAAAGAAATCGTTGAAGAGGATGCGACTTTACCAAAAGGAACGATAACCGTTTCAAAAAATGGTAAAGAAGGACGTAAAAAAATTACAAAAACGTTTAAAACTGTTAAAGGGGAAAAAACTTCTGAAGCACCTAGTGTAGAAGAAACCATTATAGAACCCGCTGAAAATAAGATTATTAAAAAAGGAACGAAAGAACTAGAAAAACCAGTTTTATCGATTCGTTCTTTACAAAAAAATGATTTAAAACGCACGGTTGAAGTGGATTATTCATTATCTAAACCAGAAGGCGTTACCATTCAATCGATTACCCTCACCTTGAAAAAAGAAGGCAAAGTTGAAAAAGAAGTAACCCTTTCAGAGAATGAATTACACTTTGTTCTAGAAGGTCTTGATTACTATAAAGACTATACTCTATCTACATCAATGACATTTGATAGAGGGAATGGCACGGAAACTCAACTGTTGGAAGACCAAACAGTTCGATTAGAACTCAAGAAAATTGAAATTAAAGATGTGAGAGAGGTTCGTTTGATTAGATATGAAAATCAAGAGGAACATAACGAAACTCGATTGTCATCTGTTCCAACAGACACCAGTCATTATTATTTAAAAATCACTTCTGAAAATCAAAAAACAACTTTATTAGCGGTAAAAACGATTGAAGAAATTCTTTCAAACGGAAAAGAAGTCTATAAAGTGACAGCTATGGCTGAAAATTTAGTAGATCGTCAGAAAAATCAAACTTTTGATGATGTATATACTTACTTTATCGAAAAACCAAGAACTCATGTGGGAAATGTGTATTATGATTTTGAAGACTTAGTGAATGCGATTCGTGAAAATCCGACAGGAGAATTTAGACTTGGTCAAAGTATGAGTGCTCGTAATGTGGCCTCTCAAGGAAAATCATATATTAAAGCAGAATTTACTGGAAAACTATTAAGTGAAGATGGTAAACGTTTTGCTATTAAAGACTTGGAGCATCCATTATTCAATGTCATTAAGAATGCAACTATTAAAAATGTGAATTTTGAAAATGTAGATATTGATCAAAAAAATCAAGATGATATTGCAACAGTTGCTCAAACGATGAATGGATCTTCAGTGATCGAAGATGTTAAAGTAACAGGTTCTATTTCTGGTCGAAACAACGTGGCTGGGATTGTCAATTATATGAATGAAGGCACTCGTATTGAAAATGTTGCTTTTATTGGAAAATTACATTCAACAAGTGGAAATGCTTCTAATTTAGGAGGGATTGCAGACAAAAATTACCGTGCAATTGTAAGACGGGCTTATGTCGATGCTACTTTAACAGGGAATAAAGTCCGTGCTAGTTTATTAGTGCCTTATGTTGAGTACGGAATGATCGGAGATTATTTAACGGGGACGAAAGGTTCGCTCACTCAGTCTGTTGCGAAAGGAATCATTCATGTAAGAGAACCTATTCAATCAGCGGCATTTGCAAGTAAAACATGGCCATTTGGAACAGTAAAAGATAATGTGAGTTATGCAAAAGTAATCAATGGAGAAATGCTATTTGGTTCGGATGATATGACCAATGAGTATTCTCAACCACATATCAATCAATTATATAGCGTACAAGGTTATAGCGAAGGTAAAAAGACCTATAATAAATATCCTGGTAAGCAAATCGAGTTAACGAAAGAAGCTGCAGATGCTCGTGTGGCAAGTTATAACATTACTGCGAATACTTTTGTAAGCGAAGAATCCCATATTGATGCTTTAAATCGAGTTGTTTCAAAAGAAAATCCTTATGCTGCGATTCAAGATTACAAAGAATCGCATAAACAAGCTTATAAGAACTTGGAAAAGATTCAGCCGTTTTATAATAAGGAGTTTATTGTTAATCAAGCGAACCGTTTAGAAGAAAACCATGCGTTTAATCAAAAAGAGATTTTATCGGTTACTGCGATGAATCAAACAAATTTTGTAACGGATTTAAGTCAAGCTGATCGTATCCTCGTGCATTATGCAGATAAAACGAAAGAATTCTATACTTTAAGAGAAAGTACTGAAGGGATTTCGAATGTTAAAGAATACGATATTGTGGAATTAGGGATTAAATATACGCCGAATATTGTTGATAAAAATCATAGTTCATTGATTCATGACATTGTTGAAAAATTAACTTCAGTAGAATTACAGTCGAATGAGGTGTATCAGTATCTTGAAAAACGTCAAAAACCTCAAGATAATACGATTGAGAAAAAACGTGAATATGTAAAAGATCTTTATTTAGAAGAAAGCTTTGCACATGTAAAAGAAAACTTAACAACATTTGTGACTAAATTAGTTCAAAACGAAGACCATCAATTGAACGAATCTTCCGCGGCAAAACAAATGATTCTTGATAAGGTAGAGAAAAATAAAGCAGCATTAATGCTAGGAATGTCCTATTTACATCGTTATTATGGGGTTCATTTTGACCAATTAAATATCAAAGAATTAATGCTCTTTAAACCAGATTTCTATGGAATTAATTCGGATGTATTGGAAAGATTGATTGAGATTGGTTCTAAAGAAAGTACATTAAAAGGAAATCGTACCTTTGACGCCTTTGGAGAAGCCTTAGCAAAACATACATTAGCTAGAAATTTAGATGAATTTTTAAATTATAACCGTCAACTATTGACTGAATTTAAAAATATGAATGATTGGTTTATTGATGCAACCAAGGAGAAAGTTTATATCGTAGAACGTGCTTCTAAGATGGAAGGATTAAAATATGTAAAATATCGCATATTTGATAATTTAAAAGTTCCTGTCCATAGAAGAATGATTTTACCTTTATTAAATGTAAATAAGGCAAAGATGTTCTTGATTTCAAATTATAATACTCTTACGATTGGTTCTGCGGATAAATATAGAAAGACGATTGAAGAAATGAAGGCTGATATTAATTTAGTAGCCGATCGTCAGCTCAATTATTTAGATTTCTGGTATCGCTTAGCCATCGATAAAGTAAAAGGTAGACTCGCTAAAGATACGGTAACTCCAATTTGGGAAGGCTATAATGTTCATGGACAAGGATGGCCAGATCAATACGGTCGATATGGACAGCTAAATGTTTATGCTCCGATTCGAGAATTTTATGGACCTGTTGGAGATTACTATGGAAACAATGGTGGTTATGCAGGTGCCTATGCATATATTTATGCAAATCCTCATCCAACTGAAAAAGTTGTCTTTGTAATGTCTGACTCCATTAGTGAATATGGGGTTTCTGCCTATACGCATGAAACGACACACATTAATGACCGAGTGGTATATCTTGGTGGTTATCGTCATAGAGAAGGAACAGGTGTTGAAGCTTTTGCGCAAGGGATGCTCCAGTCTGCCGTACCAGGAGGTATGGGCGAATATGGAGCGTTAGGATTGAATATGGCTTTTGAACGTCCAAATAATGGTGACCAATGGTATAATCCAAATCCAAACGATTTACATTCGCGTACGGAAATTGATCATTATATGAAGGGTTATAACGACACCTTAATGCTACTGGATTATTTAGAAGGTGAATCTGTTATTAAACAAAATAACCAAAGCTTGAATAATGCATGGTTTAAGAAAGTAGATCGTGAACTTCGAAATGCGAAGCAAAATCAAAATGATCAATATGATAAAGTTCGCCCACTTACCCAAGAAGAAAAACAAATTCAATTACGTTCAGTAAATGATTTGGTAGATCATAACTTCATTACGAATCGTGATTTTGATAATCGTATTTTCAAACCAGATGATTATGATTCTGCATATGTAAACGTCCGTATGACAGCTGGAATCTATGGCGGAAATACAAGTAAAGGTTCGCCTGGGGGATTATTATTCAAACATAATACATTCCGAATGTGGGGATATTTTGGTTATGAAGAAGGCTTTATTGGCTATGCTTCTAACAAATATAAAAATGCTGCTGACGTAGAGAGAAAAGTACTTAGCGATGAATTTATTATTCAAAAAATTTCTAAAGGTCGTTTTAACAATTTAGAAGAATGGAAGAAAGCCTACTTTGCAGAAGTTGTTCAGCAAGCTAAGAATGGACTCCATTCATTTGAATTGAACGGAAAAACGATTACCAGCTATGAAGAATTAGAAACGCTATTTGAGGAAGCCGTACAAAAAGATTTAAGAAGTTTGAAGAATGGTACGGTAAATCCTCAAAATGTGGTTGAATTAAAGGCAAAAGTATTTAAACAATTACTGAAAGCAACTAATAGCTTTAAAGAAGAAGTGTTTAAAAAATAA
- the rpsR gene encoding 30S ribosomal protein S18, translating into MAQQRRGGGQRRRKKVCYFCANHVDYIDYKDVELLKRYISEKGKILPRRVTGTCAKHQRTLTVAIKRARIMGLLPFTTVD; encoded by the coding sequence ATGGCTCAACAACGTAGAGGTGGCGGTCAACGCCGTCGTAAAAAAGTTTGCTACTTCTGTGCAAACCATGTAGACTACATTGATTACAAAGATGTAGAATTATTAAAACGTTACATTTCTGAAAAAGGTAAAATCTTACCACGCCGTGTAACAGGTACTTGTGCTAAACACCAACGTACTTTAACTGTTGCAATCAAACGTGCTCGTATCATGGGATTATTACCATTCACAACAGTTGACTAA
- the ssb gene encoding single-stranded DNA-binding protein, producing MINNVVLVGRLTRAVDLRYTSNGTAYASFSIAIDRRYQNQNGERETDFINCVMWRKAAENFANFTRKGSLVGIEGRIQTRSYDNQQGQKVYVTEVLAENFSLLESRNVTEQRPANDQSSQGGFQQNQSNNFNQFNTPTSSFGGGMSDPFLSNGETINISDDDLPF from the coding sequence ATGATTAATAATGTTGTATTAGTTGGACGCTTAACACGTGCCGTTGATTTACGTTATACTTCAAACGGAACTGCTTATGCGAGCTTCTCTATCGCAATTGATCGTCGTTACCAAAACCAAAACGGTGAACGTGAAACAGACTTTATCAACTGCGTAATGTGGCGTAAAGCTGCAGAAAACTTTGCGAATTTCACTCGTAAAGGCTCACTAGTAGGAATTGAAGGACGTATTCAAACTCGTAGCTATGATAACCAACAAGGCCAAAAAGTTTATGTGACTGAAGTGCTAGCTGAGAACTTCTCATTGTTAGAATCACGTAATGTTACTGAACAACGCCCTGCAAACGATCAAAGCTCACAAGGTGGATTCCAACAAAACCAATCAAATAACTTTAATCAATTTAACACTCCTACTTCATCATTTGGTGGTGGAATGTCAGATCCATTCTTAAGTAATGGAGAGACAATCAACATTTCAGATGATGATTTACCATTCTAA
- the rpsF gene encoding 30S ribosomal protein S6: MSQTSKYEILYIIRPNIDEAAKAELVARFDAVLTDNGAVVVESKDWAKRRFAYEIKDFQEGIYHLVNITAEDAAAIDEFDRLAKINNDILRHMIVKLEA; this comes from the coding sequence ATGAGTCAAACATCAAAATACGAGATTTTATATATCATCCGTCCAAACATCGATGAAGCTGCTAAAGCTGAATTGGTTGCAAGATTTGATGCTGTTTTAACAGACAACGGTGCAGTTGTTGTTGAATCTAAAGACTGGGCGAAACGTCGTTTTGCATATGAAATTAAAGATTTCCAAGAAGGTATCTATCACTTAGTGAACATCACTGCTGAAGATGCTGCTGCAATCGATGAATTCGACCGTTTAGCGAAAATCAACAATGACATCTTACGTCACATGATCGTTAAATTAGAAGCATAA